A single region of the Oryzias melastigma strain HK-1 linkage group LG23, ASM292280v2, whole genome shotgun sequence genome encodes:
- the cald1a gene encoding caldesmon 1a isoform X2: MEEMDFERRRELRRQKREEMRLEAERMAKNDDDEEEAARERRRRARQERLRSRDSEEPCSQSDSLVMTNSHSVTENVSVSGSYGGGGDDEEQALLDRMAKREERRQRRMKEALERQQQPDPAAPEASDGAAPEKYNAEEERPSSWRKGRYRDSVEEEEKSYSSRREKEQDWPRGDAKAAPEGEEEEEVEQKTAEVEVIPRRSSFREQKSAEEAETQSKDLSEEETRSVVRESSNQAESAQSEEEEDAVASGEAEEVNEEGVAGEDLRKHNGGLCEEAAPKQHRKPERTLSRGSVRSAEAAVAAASEEQDEDARLEAERKLEELKRRRDDAESEEFERMRQKQQEAEAELEELKRKREERRKVLEEEERQRKQEEEERRAREEEEKRKMKEEIERRRAEAAEKRQKVDDTMDGEGKPFKCVSPRGSSLKIGERAEFLNKSAQKSSVKASHSPVVSKIDNRLEQYTSAAQRENKESRSPRSGAVDLPMVTDSIRNIKSMWEKGSVFNAPGGGGSAFKEAAVIKTGVAGRINDWLNKTPDGGKTPGGKPTDLKPVDVTNKRSLWENKGGASTKVAGRGETKSVANGMGH; this comes from the exons GATGGCCAAGAACGATGACGATGAGGAGGAGGCTGCCCGCGAGAGGAGGCGCAGGGCACGCCAGGAGAGGCTGAGGAGCCGGGACAGTGAGGagccctgcagccaatcagatagTCTGGTCATGACCAACAGCCACAG TGTGACAGAAAACGTGTCCGTTAGCGGCTCCTACGGAGGCGGCGGGGATGACGAGGAGCAAGCCCTGCTGGACCGCATGGCCAAACGCGAGGAGAGGCGGCAGAGGCGCATGAAGGAGGCGCTGGAGAGGCAGCAGCAGCCGGACCCTGCCGCCCCGGAGGCCAGCGACGGCGCGGCCCCAGAGAAATACAACGCGGAGGAGGAGAGGCCTTCCTCCTGGCGCAAGGGGCGTTACCGCGACAGCGTGGAGGAAGAAGAGAAGTCCTACAGCTCCAGACGAGAGAAGGAGCAGGACTGGCCGAGAGGGGACGCCAAGGCAGCTCCCgagggggaggaggaagaggaggtggagCAGAAAACAGCCGAGGTGGAAGTCATACCGAGAAGGTCGAGCTTTAGAGAACAG AAATCAGCTGAAGAAGCCGAAACGCAAAGCAAG GACCTCTCTGAAGAAGAGACTCGCTCTGTAGTCAGAGAGAGCTCGAATCAGGCCGAGTCAGCAcagtcagaggaggaggaggatgcagTAGCATCAGGGGAGGCTGAAGAG GTGAATGAGGAGGGCGTGGCTGGAGAGGACCTGAGGAAGCACAACGGCGGGCTGTGTGAGGAAGCGGCTCCCAAACAGCACAGGAAACCTGAGAGGACCCTCAG CCGTGGCAGCGTGCGCTCCGCTGAGGCCGCCGTCGCCGCCGCCAGCGAGGAGCAGGATGAGGACGCCCGCCTGGAAGCCGAGCGCAAACTGGAGGAGCTGAAGCGCCGGCGCGACGACGCGGAAAGTGAGGAGTTTGAGAGGATGAGGCAGAAGCAGCAGGAGGCCGAAGCCgagctggaggagctgaagaggaagagggaggagaggaggaaggttctggaggaggaggaacggcagaggaagcaggaggaggaggagcgaaGAGCCAGAGAGGAG gaggagaagaggaagatgaaggaGGAAATCGAAAGGAGGCGGGCAGAGGCCGCCGAGAAGAGGCAGAAGGTGGATGACACGATGGACGGCGAGGGGAAGCCCTTCAAGTGTGTCAGCCCTCGAGGATCCTCTTTGAAG ATCGGAGAACGGGCGGAGTTTCTGAACAAGTCGGCTCAGAAAAG TTCTGTGAAGGCGTCTCATTCTCCTGTGGTGTCCAAGATAGACAACCGGCTGGAGCAGTACACCTCAGCCGCTCAG AGAGAGAATAAGGAGTCTCGGTCTCCTCGCTCCGGAGCGGTGGACCTCCCCATGGTCACCGACAGCATACGAAACATTAAGAGCATGTGGGAAAAGGGCAGCGTGTTCAATGCACCCGGCGGCGGCGGAAGTGCATTCAAg GAAGCGGCGGTGATAAAGACGGGCGTGGCGGGCCGCATCAACGACTGGCTGAATAAAACCCCAGATGGCGGTAAAACACCAGGAGGAAAGCCCACG GATCTGAAGCCCGTCGACGTGACCAACAAGAGGAGTTTATGGGAAAACAAAGGCGGAGCTTCGACAAAG gTGGCAGGCAGAGGGGAAACCAAATCAGTTGCCAACG gcATGGGGCACTAA
- the cald1a gene encoding caldesmon 1a isoform X4 — MEEMDFERRRELRRQKREEMRLEAERMAKNDDDEEEAARERRRRARQERLRSRDSEEPCSQSDSLVMTNSHSVTENVSVSGSYGGGGDDEEQALLDRMAKREERRQRRMKEALERQQQPDPAAPEASDGAAPEKYNAEEERPSSWRKGRYRDSVEEEEKSYSSRREKEQDWPRGDAKAAPEGEEEEEVEQKTAEVEVIPRRSSFREQVNEEGVAGEDLRKHNGGLCEEAAPKQHRKPERTLSRGSVRSAEAAVAAASEEQDEDARLEAERKLEELKRRRDDAESEEFERMRQKQQEAEAELEELKRKREERRKVLEEEERQRKQEEEERRAREEEEKRKMKEEIERRRAEAAEKRQKVDDTMDGEGKPFKCVSPRGSSLKIGERAEFLNKSAQKSSVKASHSPVVSKIDNRLEQYTSAAQVSTRENKESRSPRSGAVDLPMVTDSIRNIKSMWEKGSVFNAPGGGGSAFKEAAVIKTGVAGRINDWLNKTPDGGKTPGGKPTDLKPVDVTNKRSLWENKGGASTKVAGRGETKSVANGMGH; from the exons GATGGCCAAGAACGATGACGATGAGGAGGAGGCTGCCCGCGAGAGGAGGCGCAGGGCACGCCAGGAGAGGCTGAGGAGCCGGGACAGTGAGGagccctgcagccaatcagatagTCTGGTCATGACCAACAGCCACAG TGTGACAGAAAACGTGTCCGTTAGCGGCTCCTACGGAGGCGGCGGGGATGACGAGGAGCAAGCCCTGCTGGACCGCATGGCCAAACGCGAGGAGAGGCGGCAGAGGCGCATGAAGGAGGCGCTGGAGAGGCAGCAGCAGCCGGACCCTGCCGCCCCGGAGGCCAGCGACGGCGCGGCCCCAGAGAAATACAACGCGGAGGAGGAGAGGCCTTCCTCCTGGCGCAAGGGGCGTTACCGCGACAGCGTGGAGGAAGAAGAGAAGTCCTACAGCTCCAGACGAGAGAAGGAGCAGGACTGGCCGAGAGGGGACGCCAAGGCAGCTCCCgagggggaggaggaagaggaggtggagCAGAAAACAGCCGAGGTGGAAGTCATACCGAGAAGGTCGAGCTTTAGAGAACAG GTGAATGAGGAGGGCGTGGCTGGAGAGGACCTGAGGAAGCACAACGGCGGGCTGTGTGAGGAAGCGGCTCCCAAACAGCACAGGAAACCTGAGAGGACCCTCAG CCGTGGCAGCGTGCGCTCCGCTGAGGCCGCCGTCGCCGCCGCCAGCGAGGAGCAGGATGAGGACGCCCGCCTGGAAGCCGAGCGCAAACTGGAGGAGCTGAAGCGCCGGCGCGACGACGCGGAAAGTGAGGAGTTTGAGAGGATGAGGCAGAAGCAGCAGGAGGCCGAAGCCgagctggaggagctgaagaggaagagggaggagaggaggaaggttctggaggaggaggaacggcagaggaagcaggaggaggaggagcgaaGAGCCAGAGAGGAG gaggagaagaggaagatgaaggaGGAAATCGAAAGGAGGCGGGCAGAGGCCGCCGAGAAGAGGCAGAAGGTGGATGACACGATGGACGGCGAGGGGAAGCCCTTCAAGTGTGTCAGCCCTCGAGGATCCTCTTTGAAG ATCGGAGAACGGGCGGAGTTTCTGAACAAGTCGGCTCAGAAAAG TTCTGTGAAGGCGTCTCATTCTCCTGTGGTGTCCAAGATAGACAACCGGCTGGAGCAGTACACCTCAGCCGCTCAGGTTAGCACG AGAGAGAATAAGGAGTCTCGGTCTCCTCGCTCCGGAGCGGTGGACCTCCCCATGGTCACCGACAGCATACGAAACATTAAGAGCATGTGGGAAAAGGGCAGCGTGTTCAATGCACCCGGCGGCGGCGGAAGTGCATTCAAg GAAGCGGCGGTGATAAAGACGGGCGTGGCGGGCCGCATCAACGACTGGCTGAATAAAACCCCAGATGGCGGTAAAACACCAGGAGGAAAGCCCACG GATCTGAAGCCCGTCGACGTGACCAACAAGAGGAGTTTATGGGAAAACAAAGGCGGAGCTTCGACAAAG gTGGCAGGCAGAGGGGAAACCAAATCAGTTGCCAACG gcATGGGGCACTAA
- the cald1a gene encoding caldesmon 1a isoform X1, with the protein MEEMDFERRRELRRQKREEMRLEAERMAKNDDDEEEAARERRRRARQERLRSRDSEEPCSQSDSLVMTNSHSVTENVSVSGSYGGGGDDEEQALLDRMAKREERRQRRMKEALERQQQPDPAAPEASDGAAPEKYNAEEERPSSWRKGRYRDSVEEEEKSYSSRREKEQDWPRGDAKAAPEGEEEEEVEQKTAEVEVIPRRSSFREQKSAEEAETQSKDLSEEETRSVVRESSNQAESAQSEEEEDAVASGEAEEVNEEGVAGEDLRKHNGGLCEEAAPKQHRKPERTLSRGSVRSAEAAVAAASEEQDEDARLEAERKLEELKRRRDDAESEEFERMRQKQQEAEAELEELKRKREERRKVLEEEERQRKQEEEERRAREEEEKRKMKEEIERRRAEAAEKRQKVDDTMDGEGKPFKCVSPRGSSLKIGERAEFLNKSAQKSSVKASHSPVVSKIDNRLEQYTSAAQVSTRENKESRSPRSGAVDLPMVTDSIRNIKSMWEKGSVFNAPGGGGSAFKEAAVIKTGVAGRINDWLNKTPDGGKTPGGKPTDLKPVDVTNKRSLWENKGGASTKVAGRGETKSVANGMGH; encoded by the exons GATGGCCAAGAACGATGACGATGAGGAGGAGGCTGCCCGCGAGAGGAGGCGCAGGGCACGCCAGGAGAGGCTGAGGAGCCGGGACAGTGAGGagccctgcagccaatcagatagTCTGGTCATGACCAACAGCCACAG TGTGACAGAAAACGTGTCCGTTAGCGGCTCCTACGGAGGCGGCGGGGATGACGAGGAGCAAGCCCTGCTGGACCGCATGGCCAAACGCGAGGAGAGGCGGCAGAGGCGCATGAAGGAGGCGCTGGAGAGGCAGCAGCAGCCGGACCCTGCCGCCCCGGAGGCCAGCGACGGCGCGGCCCCAGAGAAATACAACGCGGAGGAGGAGAGGCCTTCCTCCTGGCGCAAGGGGCGTTACCGCGACAGCGTGGAGGAAGAAGAGAAGTCCTACAGCTCCAGACGAGAGAAGGAGCAGGACTGGCCGAGAGGGGACGCCAAGGCAGCTCCCgagggggaggaggaagaggaggtggagCAGAAAACAGCCGAGGTGGAAGTCATACCGAGAAGGTCGAGCTTTAGAGAACAG AAATCAGCTGAAGAAGCCGAAACGCAAAGCAAG GACCTCTCTGAAGAAGAGACTCGCTCTGTAGTCAGAGAGAGCTCGAATCAGGCCGAGTCAGCAcagtcagaggaggaggaggatgcagTAGCATCAGGGGAGGCTGAAGAG GTGAATGAGGAGGGCGTGGCTGGAGAGGACCTGAGGAAGCACAACGGCGGGCTGTGTGAGGAAGCGGCTCCCAAACAGCACAGGAAACCTGAGAGGACCCTCAG CCGTGGCAGCGTGCGCTCCGCTGAGGCCGCCGTCGCCGCCGCCAGCGAGGAGCAGGATGAGGACGCCCGCCTGGAAGCCGAGCGCAAACTGGAGGAGCTGAAGCGCCGGCGCGACGACGCGGAAAGTGAGGAGTTTGAGAGGATGAGGCAGAAGCAGCAGGAGGCCGAAGCCgagctggaggagctgaagaggaagagggaggagaggaggaaggttctggaggaggaggaacggcagaggaagcaggaggaggaggagcgaaGAGCCAGAGAGGAG gaggagaagaggaagatgaaggaGGAAATCGAAAGGAGGCGGGCAGAGGCCGCCGAGAAGAGGCAGAAGGTGGATGACACGATGGACGGCGAGGGGAAGCCCTTCAAGTGTGTCAGCCCTCGAGGATCCTCTTTGAAG ATCGGAGAACGGGCGGAGTTTCTGAACAAGTCGGCTCAGAAAAG TTCTGTGAAGGCGTCTCATTCTCCTGTGGTGTCCAAGATAGACAACCGGCTGGAGCAGTACACCTCAGCCGCTCAGGTTAGCACG AGAGAGAATAAGGAGTCTCGGTCTCCTCGCTCCGGAGCGGTGGACCTCCCCATGGTCACCGACAGCATACGAAACATTAAGAGCATGTGGGAAAAGGGCAGCGTGTTCAATGCACCCGGCGGCGGCGGAAGTGCATTCAAg GAAGCGGCGGTGATAAAGACGGGCGTGGCGGGCCGCATCAACGACTGGCTGAATAAAACCCCAGATGGCGGTAAAACACCAGGAGGAAAGCCCACG GATCTGAAGCCCGTCGACGTGACCAACAAGAGGAGTTTATGGGAAAACAAAGGCGGAGCTTCGACAAAG gTGGCAGGCAGAGGGGAAACCAAATCAGTTGCCAACG gcATGGGGCACTAA
- the cald1a gene encoding caldesmon 1a isoform X3 gives MEEMDFERRRELRRQKREEMRLEAERMAKNDDDEEEAARERRRRARQERLRSRDSEEPCSQSDSLVMTNSHSVTENVSVSGSYGGGGDDEEQALLDRMAKREERRQRRMKEALERQQQPDPAAPEASDGAAPEKYNAEEERPSSWRKGRYRDSVEEEEKSYSSRREKEQDWPRGDAKAAPEGEEEEEVEQKTAEVEVIPRRSSFREQKSAEEAETQSKVNEEGVAGEDLRKHNGGLCEEAAPKQHRKPERTLSRGSVRSAEAAVAAASEEQDEDARLEAERKLEELKRRRDDAESEEFERMRQKQQEAEAELEELKRKREERRKVLEEEERQRKQEEEERRAREEEEKRKMKEEIERRRAEAAEKRQKVDDTMDGEGKPFKCVSPRGSSLKIGERAEFLNKSAQKSSVKASHSPVVSKIDNRLEQYTSAAQVSTRENKESRSPRSGAVDLPMVTDSIRNIKSMWEKGSVFNAPGGGGSAFKEAAVIKTGVAGRINDWLNKTPDGGKTPGGKPTDLKPVDVTNKRSLWENKGGASTKVAGRGETKSVANGMGH, from the exons GATGGCCAAGAACGATGACGATGAGGAGGAGGCTGCCCGCGAGAGGAGGCGCAGGGCACGCCAGGAGAGGCTGAGGAGCCGGGACAGTGAGGagccctgcagccaatcagatagTCTGGTCATGACCAACAGCCACAG TGTGACAGAAAACGTGTCCGTTAGCGGCTCCTACGGAGGCGGCGGGGATGACGAGGAGCAAGCCCTGCTGGACCGCATGGCCAAACGCGAGGAGAGGCGGCAGAGGCGCATGAAGGAGGCGCTGGAGAGGCAGCAGCAGCCGGACCCTGCCGCCCCGGAGGCCAGCGACGGCGCGGCCCCAGAGAAATACAACGCGGAGGAGGAGAGGCCTTCCTCCTGGCGCAAGGGGCGTTACCGCGACAGCGTGGAGGAAGAAGAGAAGTCCTACAGCTCCAGACGAGAGAAGGAGCAGGACTGGCCGAGAGGGGACGCCAAGGCAGCTCCCgagggggaggaggaagaggaggtggagCAGAAAACAGCCGAGGTGGAAGTCATACCGAGAAGGTCGAGCTTTAGAGAACAG AAATCAGCTGAAGAAGCCGAAACGCAAAGCAAG GTGAATGAGGAGGGCGTGGCTGGAGAGGACCTGAGGAAGCACAACGGCGGGCTGTGTGAGGAAGCGGCTCCCAAACAGCACAGGAAACCTGAGAGGACCCTCAG CCGTGGCAGCGTGCGCTCCGCTGAGGCCGCCGTCGCCGCCGCCAGCGAGGAGCAGGATGAGGACGCCCGCCTGGAAGCCGAGCGCAAACTGGAGGAGCTGAAGCGCCGGCGCGACGACGCGGAAAGTGAGGAGTTTGAGAGGATGAGGCAGAAGCAGCAGGAGGCCGAAGCCgagctggaggagctgaagaggaagagggaggagaggaggaaggttctggaggaggaggaacggcagaggaagcaggaggaggaggagcgaaGAGCCAGAGAGGAG gaggagaagaggaagatgaaggaGGAAATCGAAAGGAGGCGGGCAGAGGCCGCCGAGAAGAGGCAGAAGGTGGATGACACGATGGACGGCGAGGGGAAGCCCTTCAAGTGTGTCAGCCCTCGAGGATCCTCTTTGAAG ATCGGAGAACGGGCGGAGTTTCTGAACAAGTCGGCTCAGAAAAG TTCTGTGAAGGCGTCTCATTCTCCTGTGGTGTCCAAGATAGACAACCGGCTGGAGCAGTACACCTCAGCCGCTCAGGTTAGCACG AGAGAGAATAAGGAGTCTCGGTCTCCTCGCTCCGGAGCGGTGGACCTCCCCATGGTCACCGACAGCATACGAAACATTAAGAGCATGTGGGAAAAGGGCAGCGTGTTCAATGCACCCGGCGGCGGCGGAAGTGCATTCAAg GAAGCGGCGGTGATAAAGACGGGCGTGGCGGGCCGCATCAACGACTGGCTGAATAAAACCCCAGATGGCGGTAAAACACCAGGAGGAAAGCCCACG GATCTGAAGCCCGTCGACGTGACCAACAAGAGGAGTTTATGGGAAAACAAAGGCGGAGCTTCGACAAAG gTGGCAGGCAGAGGGGAAACCAAATCAGTTGCCAACG gcATGGGGCACTAA